aattacaattattataaacattgaaagagttaaattgcaatttctttaagatgatttaaaattattgataagatttttacataaatttccCCAACAAAATTCAGCAGGCTACACACATAAACCTTTATTTCTTCTAACAAGTGACTGCTGCATACAACAGCTGATTCCATGTATCTGGCAGCCCTGCTACGCACCAATGAGTGCAGTCCATGCCTCTAAAGCCATTGTAAGAACTAGGATGTGCATCTTTTCTCAACTGTGACAGAGTTGTAATGTTAAGCAGATGAACAGGTTTGGTTATGTTCTTCAGCACATCTTCCAATACAAATAATGCTGCTGGCAATCCACTAGGGTAAGTTGATCCACTTATTGGCTGTGTCTCCTTTGAACAGTTTCGTACTCCTGGCTCATTCCACTCCATGCCACTAATTTATATACAAAAGTTGGGgtaaaattgaatattaaaatcAGAAGCATGTTAATGACACTTTTTAAAAGGTCTTTGCTTATTAAGAATATTTCTATTAGGCCTAATAGTAAATTTTaccattaaatttttattattttatgaattttattattaaagttttatttttttttattattcaattttcataattttacgAATTTTACCAATCTTTTATCccacaaattttattattcaaatttttaatttttgtacatTTTACTATCACATTGATAGTAAAATGATgtaaaaagtcatttttttaaaaattttgttacaTCAGTCGTAGttataataaatgtaaaaagttatttttttacttcGGTTATAATTAAAACGAATGTCAAAAGTTAAAATCATTTGTATTTTACTAGTGATagtaaaatacatgaaaaatgaaaaatttaaataataaaatttgagaaaatgaaaCTTTGGTGGTAAAATTTaccaaataataaatgttgaagggtaaaatttacaattaagaCATTAGAGAGATAACTatttttgaagctttgaatttACTAATGAGAATAAAATGTGTCAAACTTACTTGTAATGGGAAGGAGAAATTCCTTGGAAAAGAACTTTGGTTTTGTTTGTATCTACCTCTGCATTGACCCAATTAGCCCATGTTGTCAAACCAAGTTTAAAAGCTTCCATGCGATCCATGTCTTTGAGTATCTTGTCACCTATTTGAACATAATCCCATCTGCATCACAAAATGGTCAAGTTAATTACTTATTAGCTATTGTCAGAATCAAAACTTTTGGTGCAATAACTAACGTTCTGTTTGAATAAATATTCATAAAcacttatagaaaaaaaaattatttcaacctATGCATAAATTACTTTGAATTCATAGaaaaaagtttatttcattgtttcatttatttaaacatGGCCCAAATGATTTTGAGGAAAACATACGGTTGCTTGGGTCCTCTGCGGTACCACCAAAGCCAAGTGTTGAAAACCAAAATGTCCATTTCTTTCCATATGCTTCCACTCTGAAGGGAATCAAGCTTCAAGACTCGACCAATTTTTTCCTCTTCAATGTCAACCAAATATgtagaatgaaaaataataaccgAAACTCCATAGTCCTACAGAAGCATTGTAGTTGTTATTGCTTGAAACTTttggtaaaaatataaaataaaataaaattgttaccACAATTGTGAAAGAGATTATAGTTCACTAACCTGGAATGTGTAGTTAGATACGTTCACATCGCCCTGCTCTAATATTTCAGTTTGAGGCACAGAAGAACGAAGCAAGCATATAAGTGATTGCCATTGGTTGAGACTGACTGAATCTCCTATAAACATGATCTGCTTCCCCTTAAGTTTTGTCAAGAAATCTTTCCCATCAAATCTGCAAAAGGGTATTTTGATTAGATCAATGTTATTAAATTGTTTCAAAGTTTGGTGGGATGGGGATAATTAAATGAGGATGATGCCATTAATGCTGAAAAATTCACTGCAAGTAACAATATTTTGATACCATATATAATAGTATATGCAATTatatcactttttattttattttttttccttgtaaaattgacaaagttttaatttcattttaaaaattgatgaaagTTTTGATTTTCGTTCATGTAAAATTGacattataagaaatatattataaatttaaatatattttttatccttaaaattgataaaattttattttcgttCCTATAAGATTTGTTGTACTTGAACAAAgaatgaacaattttttttataaggataaaatcaaAACTTTGTCAATTTTACAAGTAAAACATGTTTTAGCTTATATTATATACATTTATCTTAATGTCCCAGCTATGTTTTTTCACATAcacctattttaaaaatacactaCAAAAAACAAAGGTAAAACTTTTTGCTCTCCCAATTTTGTGTTCAAAGGACatttctcttctactccctCTCTTTACTCGGTAATCATTTAATTTCATGTATGACATTGTGTATAATTTTAGTAAATACACATTTTattcaatgaaaatattaaaaaaaggggGTGGTGGGGTTGGTGAATAAAGACAAAGGCTCGTGTTCATGCCTAATTTGACTAATACAGAACTTTATTTGAAATCTCCATGAAGGATCAGGACGATGAAGCCAAATCAAATACATTTAAGCTCACGGGTTAACAGCCTATACTGTAAAAGCTCTCTAGTCTTTTTCATCGACAAAAAATTTGCAACTTATCACATGCCATATTAATTTACAAGCCCCTAttcccaaaaaaacaaaacaagtttTCTATCACATGCAGTTTGTGCCAACTACTAGCATACACATGAATTCTGTATCAATAAATGCTTGCAAAAATAGATGGTGAAAAAGGATtcaggaagaaaaataaaaataaactagcaggtacaaaaaataaaaataaaaaacgtgctaacttacaagaaaaaaaaatgttggtttGTAGAAACAgagttattctttctttttcttttcacttttccttcatTTCAAATGTTAAGATTTTCTCTACTTCTTTACTTTCTCTTCACCATACCAATAGACagttaaaatatagaaaatattttttcatgagaaaataagagagaaactTATTCTCTTTTAACTTGATTTGAATACATTTTGAAGGTTCTTGAATACGgaaaaaataacagaaataaaaataaaaataaaagttatatacaatatttttttaatattcaaataatgtaCTGTAAAATCACTAGAcccttaaacaaaaaaaaaaacaagtctcTACCATAAAAACCAATACCTGTACATTAAAAGAGTGAAACAATACTTATGATATAGTAATAAATTgttgaacaaaaatataaagatagtaataaatatattatctctCCATGTCTGTCCGTATCTATGTCCTTATCCTCGTATGAACTGTGTTTCACGAATGTCGATGTCGTATAACATACGACAACACTACTCTAGATCTTACAaggaaaattgaagaaaataagaTTAAGAAGTGAATTCGTACATTGGTAAGTCGCATTCGTTGGGTTGCCATCTGTATTTGAGGTATTGTTGATCAGGACGACCATATTTCAAGCAATCAAATTCCTTACGAATGTGAGGGCAGGTTGAAGAGTCATAGAGAGGGTAAGAATCATCCAACTCCCACCTTCCTTCGTACATGTTGCAACTCAATTCATGTTCTTGTTCTTCTTGTGATCTTTGCCATTTGAAATTGGACTTAACATGCCCTCCTCCACCAGTATTCACCACACAGAGCAATTGGCAGAGACAAATGACCCCAAAAACCCAAGGATGCATCCTCATTGCAACATTCCTTTGTGTAATTGTGtgaaggtatatatatatatatataaaattcaagATAATTGGTTGGAACTGGACAAAATTTTAGTTTGCCTCTCTGCAGAGAATGTGTTATTCGGTTGTCAAATGTGTGcatttatttatgtttgttttggtTTATAAAGTGGTAAAAAATTAAGATGTGacataattgataatattttgttaattaaagatgtgattataaatttaattttttatctgtgtatgtaaaaaatatatgtctCCTGTTCAAAAGTATATACTGAACATGTACTAATATAATATGTCATCCTACCTTCTTAATTCTTATATCGACTCCCAGCCCCATTTCAAACTTCCCTACAATTAAGTTTCTATAAGTTTTATCTATTAAAActcaatacataaaataataaattgtatttATGTTTAGCATACATTACAATTTGAATTGCTTATTTACTTTTTGTAGATATACgtttttaattatcattacTTTTGGTTATTACGTacgtttttttcttttgattgcttatttgcttttaaattgctttttctttataatatacTTTAGAGTTTAGATAATGATCATGGGTCCCACTCAATTAGTTGAATAGTTGAATAGGATGCGAGTATTGTAAACCTCTTGTTATtgtatttaatttctataaataaaaaaagtaacactaattttttttaaaaagagtttagacaataattttgtttcaaattgcttttagtttattttaccgATATTTCCATTTATTGTTAACTAAAGTTTTTCAATATTTGGAATTTGGTAGATAAATTAGTTTTTGTAATGTTGTTGAAATATGATATCTTAAAgaactctttttttattctttaagaaaaaaaattaataatgttgaTCTATTTTAGCTTACTCTTGTATAAACAATTTTACAATACAAACTTATAAACTTGATAAATGAccatttaaaaagaaagaatcaataattttgatatttttataagatatataatattttatattttattaaactaattattgatcattattaataaaaaaatgagtcattttttattttggttatcatgtgtttgtttttctcttcccttaataaCTTTATGTAGTTGGCCTCTATCAGGAGAGATGAATCCCTTAAATGAATATTACTATTTCAATGGAGTATGAGTTGTCTCTCTATCTCTCGTTATATAATACTATCTTTGTTCTTATTTATAGGACCTaagtttaaaatgttttttttataagattcaatttataatgtttcttgcattaattatttttagattaaaaattcacttattaaaaGAAGAGGGAGAATAGGGAGAATGcattaacaaataattactcctataagagagaaaatattaatgataaggataatttttaaaaacttctaaatttaaaataaatttattgttataaactaaattaatcattttctttattttttatgaattaggTAATTGAGTCTTATATATAGGAACAAAGATATTATGAGgtatcaaatgaaaatatttttccaatttttttttaaatgggtcATAATGATGAATATcaagtgaaattttttttttat
The nucleotide sequence above comes from Glycine soja cultivar W05 chromosome 11, ASM419377v2, whole genome shotgun sequence. Encoded proteins:
- the LOC114375796 gene encoding protein trichome birefringence-like 41, which gives rise to MRMHPWVFGVICLCQLLCVVNTGGGGHVKSNFKWQRSQEEQEHELSCNMYEGRWELDDSYPLYDSSTCPHIRKEFDCLKYGRPDQQYLKYRWQPNECDLPIFDGKDFLTKLKGKQIMFIGDSVSLNQWQSLICLLRSSVPQTEILEQGDVNVSNYTFQDYGVSVIIFHSTYLVDIEEEKIGRVLKLDSLQSGSIWKEMDILVFNTWLWWYRRGPKQPWDYVQIGDKILKDMDRMEAFKLGLTTWANWVNAEVDTNKTKVLFQGISPSHYNGMEWNEPGVRNCSKETQPISGSTYPSGLPAALFVLEDVLKNITKPVHLLNITTLSQLRKDAHPSSYNGFRGMDCTHWCVAGLPDTWNQLLYAAVTC